The genomic DNA GCTAAATTGTTCCCACTTATTTGGAGTATGATGTGACAGCATTTATAAAGGTCTGTAATGACTCAGtgtaacattattttgaagtacagaaaaaatttaaactgattcCATATTGCCGTCTGTTCAGtagtagatcacagatgacgtcaaaatgtggtaagtaCACAAACATAGCACATAAGTCACAggcaagtgtgtcactgatgtacTCACCACATTCTGACATCTTCTGTGTTCtgttactgtacagacccacagcaacatgtaaattttttttatcctagaTATGATAAAacagcaaaatgttgttaatggcgACATCGTATTTGGgtctgtccttcaatagatcataagtaagaaccagTTAagtctttaactcccagattaaatttgaaattctccttactctcaaccatacaattctaattgtgttagttcagagaatttagtatcggaTCAACGAACTATActccaaattaatattttactttattttcatcacttatctagtcaacattgtattaatattgtaaggagaaattcaggTTAATGAAGGTTTACCAGATTTGTGATGTAGTGACAGAAGATTAGGGATGAAAGTTTGTAATCTTGTTGCTTGATATTTTACACTCGTAATTTAAGATTTGTCACTTTTAAACTTCTGGCAATCTATTACCACATACTGGTCTttgtattaaaatgaaaaccacTCATTAAATATGTCGGACTCTATAGTTATAAAGAGTTATATGATATTGAAAATAGCGAAATTTGGAACCAGACATTTTTGATCATTGACTGCTGTAAGCAAAATGTAAGTAATCATTTAAACACCTTAAAGTCAAAGCATATTTATGAGTAAATGATATTttgcaaggaaaatttaatgtacTGATTTTTATTAAATGAGTTATTGTGCACAGTTGAGTTCTCATTTGTGAATTCCCCATGAGCAACAAACTTATCTTCTTCAAACCCTAAAGTATTGCAAGACAAAGTTTCAGGATAAAGTACCATGCAAGCCCTTCTTCATGCCTCTTAGATCCCATTCACATCAAAGTCTAGACATgttttagccctttacaccccaacatcagtatgaatattctccatactgttctctacaacAAGTgggaatttgttcaacaatgaagggcttctttagttggtgatcatttcctttatcttgtgaccttaatgtgagAGTCATTGTACATTatacattgtaaggagaaaataaaaagtagtCACTCTTAGCCTCTATGATTCCCCCACTCTCtccaaagaaaaagaggaaaatactGAAGATATTCCAATGGAATTACCAACTAAGAAAACTATATTCCATTGTTATTTTGACAGATCTGCAAAGCTTACAATAAAATTTAGCTGGTGGAGAAGgaagtgttgtttttttttccttggttgCAAGACACTGGGGCAGAAGGTTCAAACCTATTGGCTTCTGTTTGAGTTATAATATTTTTAGGTGTTATAGTTTGGACATGGGAACTTTCATCTTTCTCTTTAGCAATAACCATATTCCTATGGAATACCAAAGCAGGGGTGTAgccttttcaatttgttttagGTTTGTTCcctaagaaagttcaattttttttaacatttgcgAGGGTCACattataaaagtaaaatagGCAGGAATAAGAATGTAGACCAGGTGCACGGGCCTATTGGCTGGCTACGTCACTTAAAGCGCAGTTGAAGTCTGTTACTCATACTGCATGCTGAAGTGATCTGGGTACTAGATTACAAATGATGATACTTATTTAAAGTCCTTACCttaatcaaagatggcggctcTTCTCACCTGTAAGCGCCTTCTCTGCCCCTCATCTTTTACATTCCAGCTGAGAAAAATGCGCAGTATTTTACTTACAAGTTTTATTGCAAGATGGAGCTCATCGAGGTAGTATGCTAAAATCAATTTATTCCATTAATGATTTTATCATAAAGGTGATTGATCTTAGTACGACCTTTGCCGTGCGACTAGTTCTCGTAGGCTGACAAAACTCGAGATGGTCGGTGGTCTAAGATATCGCATTAGGAGATTGACGAGTTGGATTTTAATTTCCAAGCTTAAGTCCTGGAAGGATCACTATGTTGTATTCtttggcgaaaaaaaaattcactttcacACTTAAGAGCACCACGACTGTGCATCATATGAAATGTTTGGGCCGTTTGATCTTTTGACCTGAAATAGTGTACATTATTACAAAATTTTGTAAGGTTCACATCATCATTGTAAGCTACAACCTCTTCGTTTTTATGGCAGCCCTGTAGGACCAAAGATATATACCAGAACTGGAGATACAGGTAATTGAACATACACCAAAATAATTACGGTAATTTTCCCATACTTAATTTGAACTCATGGGTAGAGCATATTACACCAGAACATATCACAACATGCTTTAAACCTGTGATGAAATGCACCTGCTTAATATAAGGCACAATGCACTGAGTCCACTATGctatcatttatttttctcatcaagaATGATATGTGCATCTTAATTCCTGTTTGGCCATGTTTATGATCTGCTCTTAGAGTATGGCTATATTGAGGAAGATGCTTTGGCCTCACCTGTGATCAGGCATTCTTTTTATTCCAATGAGAACACCATATCGCAGGCTAGCTGTAACCCAGTGATTAATGCACAAGAGTGTAGATGGAGAGGTCTTGGACTTGAGCCCTGGTTTGTCATCCACCTTTTCATGGTTATTCACTCTTACATAACCATTTGTCAGCAAAGATTATGGGATAGGTGGATTTGGGGTGATAGGCACATTTAACCCTCAAGCATttgatttctccttaccatattGCTGCTGAATCCAACTTAAAGGTTtagagaataaagggaatgatcaccaactaaagaaactcttggttttttaataaattctccttgtcttgTACAAAAGGAAACATATAGAGAGCactatgaagaatatgcatactgatgtcaagCTGTAAACAAAGAATTGATTGCTTACAATTGGTTACAAAGTGCTCCTCAAAATATGTCCCAAGGTgcctaaattttttaaatctttaaacatTAGAATTGACCTCAGGACCATTACCATAAAACTGTAATCTGTGCAACCTTTGGGTTCCCTCATTgcaaaattaattcataaagGTCTGTAAAGTGTCAAAGCAAACCTGAGCAAATCTATTGGGCTAACACCTAATCTTTActaaaagttattattttttcaatggGAATATTGATTTATCAGGTTACACAAGTACATATGGTGGAGAGCGTCGTGCAAAAACTGACCAACTGTTTGAGGCATTAGgagaaaatgatgaattaaatTCTTTCATTGGGTAATACATTTGAACACCTGCTTTTTACTCTGTACATAGTATGTTTTACACATTATATTATTTGAAGCTTTATTGGATATGAATGAAAGGATAGGTATAATTTCAATGAGGGGATTCCTCAGACATTTCTGCTTTTTGTATggctaattaaaaaatatatatttcttattagacattttggtgtgcagtattgctgagtatttttacaagttgtgcCATGTTTTGATGGGTGAGTGAAAATACCAACAATGAGTTAAAATACTATTTATACTGCACACTAAAACGACTAATAAGTTATTTAATATCCAACTGGTTCATTTGATATGCATTTCATATGAGGTaggaaaagcaaagcagatagAGAAGCCTAGCATGCCCAGCAGAttggtgaaatattttaagGAACTTGATTTTAATGCAAAGTCTGTCCAGTTGTTACCCAGGCTTTACCGTGATGTTAAATGCTTCTAAATATTCTATGCCTTAATTGCTGTAGTCAATTTATTCAGATGTAAATATGTGAACTCAtttaatatttctctttttagaaacttattgaacattttttaaatttttaccatGGTAGTTGTGTTTTGTAAGTAATGTTAACCCTATTTTAATGTAGTTTcatgttatgattattttcaCACAACCCCAAAAGCTTTGAGCTTTAAACCCTATCATGTTTAAGTAAAGGATATTACTATTATGACAGGTTTTTTTtcacagtacaaaataaccaactgttcAGTATCAAGGGATATTTGTACGCGACTCATATGTTATTTATACCTACTCTATTTAATGCAGTTGGATAACAATCAAGTTTATTGGCTTTATTATGTCGTAGACTAGCAAGTGAATTCTGTGAAGAAGCAGGGCATAAAGATGTTGTAGAAAAACTCGAGCAGGTAATGACTTTATTTGCTTTGCAGACAATTAATATGTTAATGGGATTGACCTGTAGTTTATTctgatttaaccctttgaccctttcACCCTTTGACCCCTCTTGTGTGTAACAACCCCTTACTTGCATTTCACAGAAACACTGCCAATTTTGAAACCTCTACAGATTCAGTGCATTCTGCAGGACATTGGTTCAAATATTGCAACACCTCGACAATCTTCATCTGAAAGGAAAATAGGTAAGAGAAACACAATATATTAATCATATGACATAGAAGATTTGTTAAATCAGCCTGATGCTCCTAGGTTATCATAGGGACCTTGAAATGGACAGCTGTAATGgccaaatttcattttttttaaaacaagttgAGGAAAAATCGGTGGAGGGCAACCACTTTTTTGCAAATTGACTGTGACATAAACCTAAAATAAAGTATACTTATTGACTGAATCGGAGGGCCAAAAAGTAATATATTTGGCTCATTAGGTCATGATACTATAACTTCTGAGAATTCTTAATCACGCAGTTGTACAAATTGAGACAAAGATGAAGAATAGTAggctttaattttgttttcactaGGTGAGGTTCCCACTTCCTTGTTTGgcttttctcttgttcttttGAGTATTTTGTAATTCTGTTATTTTCATTGATGTTTCAGATATAGCTGTGACTTGTTTTTCAGTGGTGTAATTGCTCAAAAATATAGGCCCATTACACAAAAATTAGCTTACACACAATGTTGCTGtcaaaaatgttcattttggCTCCATTTGCAACCTTCTGCAAGCTGTATgttaactttaaaataaaaagaattatttctttgttttgatttttcagaaaaaactaaatttaacCAGGAGAATGTGAAAACTCTGGAAGAATGGATAGATTCCTATCATATGCAACTTCCTTCactcagaaattttattttaccagTGAGTGTCAATCTGATTTTACTGAGTGGCTAGAATCAACTTAAGTTTAATTTAAGGAACATAGCTCGCTTATGTTTGGTAATATGTACATGGAAAACTTGAACATGCTCATTGGTAGCAGATGGGAGATGTGGTTGGAGAAGTGCCCCGGGCCTTGGGTGTAgagttgtgttcttgggcaaaacacttcaTTCTTAaaatgcctctctccacccagaagTATGAATAGGTGCTGACATGTTGTcaaggaagcctgatgaaaGGCAGAAGAAACTTAGCAAACAGTAAATAATTGTTCATAtcaagtaaaataataatagcTGCCAAGTCAGTTATTGATTAATTGATCTGTTCCTGAGATTGGAAAGCATGTTTAGTTTACCTGAAATGTTAAGAGTAGTAATCGATgaggattttgtttttgttgttgttgttgttgttgtttttcagtcaGGAGGGAAAAGCAGTGCAATGTTACATGTAGCAAGATCAGTTTGTCGTCGAGCTGAGAGAAGGTAGGCTGTTATGCTAATGTAATTTCTTTGCTCATTGTTCTCTCATGCCTATATTCAGTTCATTGGCCTGCATTGTGTGTGGGTTTTTCATTTGAAGGGGGGGGGGCTTGATTAAAATAAAGACAATATCACCACAATGAGCAGCGGAGGTTCTTCCGTCCCAAACCTCTTGCGACTTCATTACTAATTTTTGTGGATACACCATTCAATGCTGTAAAGCACATACAAAACCTATAGCCATGCTGGCTACTATTGTTAGATTCTGTATTCAAAAGATGAACCTTTTGAAAGGCGTAGTTGATCTTGTGTTATTGGCATCCACATTTGTGAACAACCACATGACAATGGTATATGAGTACGTAGGAAAAAAAGCCAGTCAAAGTTTTGCAGTGCGGCTGTGTTACTGGTActaaagagggtaagtttctaaagaaactgtggtgctacgtcggtggaagagtataacagggtaatttagagttatcaactgagttgataacgtaaattggccaccgtatagagttttaaagctgacgtttcgagccctTCGTCTATggctttgacgaagggctaacgctccaaacgtcagtttcgaaactctttacggttcccattttacgttatcaacccagttgataatacaaaattaccctgtgttactaccgtaatttccggtcgtttacccgcacggccgattacccgcaccggccgattattgcatacggcgaaagaaaaagtcaacagattacccgcactggtggataacccgcacgttatgttattcaactttttggtggcgaaaacgtgacattaaggtgatacatttcagtcttttaaaagttgtctgatccaactttcgaaaacttgaaagcgtctttgtcgagtttaaaggtcaaagaaattcagacgcgtgcacaattctgtgtcaatattagcatgtactttattgataagattatacagtaaaaacactagcggaccatgcccaaatctcaacgtttcataattgacagaatgcgaatttgtggtcacattttgtgcgagcgatcgttcGGCGACAtattgatttgttgaaaaaaagctgggtgagtattagaacttgaattataaagtactgtcggcgatttctgaaaaaaatcgatatctccggttctattgggcttaacaagtcccttaaaacgggaaaattctctttagctcaagctagtgttaaatggaaatttgttactgatgcgccggatatctttggattatttttgtcaccatcaaggttttgttttcacgcgtgccgatagcaatttgttcgtcgcgcaactaattatgcgtgaaataaactcgagtcggcatcatgttttcgtgccgctttgcggcactcttaatacaataaaattcatttgagaggtggaaacgcatgttggtgataatttttttcaattcaactaccactagattttaaaattgtcacataacccgcacctccctattacccgcagtggcgcgcgtttaatgcaaaatcaacagattacccgcgggttaacgaccggaaattacggtagtAAGCCGAAGAATAACTCTATACAAAGTTTAACTTGTTCTTTGGTTGTGGTTTTCTTGTGTAGAGTTGTTCCTTTGGTCCAGAGCGGAAGCGTAGATCCAGAAGTTGGAACTTTCTTAAACAGGTGATCTTAAGAATGAATTCATATCTCCGATTTGTCTTTGTCAGGAGATTCAACGAAAGTAATATAAGTTTTTAACAGTCGGAACTAAGTTTGCCTCCTTTACAACCAAGGGtgagtttgtaaagaaactgtggtgctgcgtcggtgggagaatataaaaagatattttggttttatcaaccgagtcgAGAATGCAAATTGGCCTCCGTGAAGAGTTTCCgaggctgacgttttgagcattagcccttagTCATTCGCTCCGATGTATGGCTAACGCAGggaacgtcagctttagcagctctttacggcggccaattaacattaccaactcagttgatcaaaccaaatcatcttgccTCTCTTATGATTGATTAAGTTGGTTTTTTGCTGAACTTCCACCCTCAGTGCTGTGACAAATCAGACTGGAATCtacctttttttcgtttttgcgGAGGTTTCAACCCTATTTTAATGTAATTCTCTGTGAACTCAGTCCGTAATGACAACCGTTTTTAATTATAGTCTTTCTCTTTCCAAGGCTAAGTGATTTTCTCTTCACCACGGCGCGATTTGTCGCCAAAGAGGAAggaaaacatgagaaaatataTCGTCCAGTTCAAAGATGAAGTGCTTGGAAATTTGTGAAAATGTCCCGGATAAAAGTCGGACTTCACAGCTTCAGGATCGCGGACGGGGTTTTGAATTGGATAAATCCTCAAGGAATTAGAGCAGTTATCAATTAAGAAACTGTCGattaagggaaaaaaagtaaactttatgaaaatagaaagaaaataaacgctAGCTGAGTTTACAACAAATTGTGTACTTTTGTCATTCGTTTGTTGGATGACGATCTTGTGAAAGAAAGAAGGTGTACCCATTCAGTTTAAGTTTAAAGTGAGAATATTTATGAAGTCGTGAACCCAAGTTCTATTTGTATTCGGTTCCTTTTAAAAATGATGATTAAAAAAGACTATTACATTGAGCAAGATTGATTGATACGTCATTGTTCATTGTAAGTTTTTGTTAGAGCGCTTTGCGATTGAGTATTGTGAAcataaaatcaaagtaatcacaacggccaatcagaagtaaggaaaatacttcaaagagccaatgagaactcaaagtaaaaccaaccgaactgcctaaagcgcgggaaaacgcgggcgaccaagtcgtgattggtttcagttttgcatctgattggtcgagagggtggtacgagttttctggaccgtTCAGGAAAGGAAAACTGAAGCAGCATCAGATTACGTTCGacattcaactgaaaattgctctattatCAAGTGAAGAAAATAACCAGATAAGTAATTAGTGGTTCAAGTGCGTCGCACTTGTGTCCTCATCTCTTAGAATCAGAGCGCATCTTCAAAACCTTTCTTACTTGTATATCTTTGCCTGTGTTTCTTTATACCTCAATTAATTCCAGACGGCATTTCAGCGCTGTTGAAGTAAAACTTACTCTCAGTAAATCAAAATTACAGACAGCCAAGAGTGCAAACATTGGCAAAACTCGAACATCTTTTCCTAACGGGTGAAAACTTAGCATCGCAAAGGGAAGCATGACCAAGTTTTTCAGTAAACCCTGTATtaatacacatgaaaaaatCACGCGCCTCTGATCGGCTGAAAACaggtgcatttttcatgtaacatgagtgcagTTTTACACGAGTGCAAAGTACAAATAGCGCGTGCGCTAtaaaaatttcgtctgtctaGACTTTCTGTAATGTCTTTTTCGCGttaattgtaaataaataatttcatgaTTTCTTGTGTAATTTGGTTTAAATAAGGagttataaatttttcaaagactacaaattacactcgccctacgggcttgTGAAATTTTGTCGTCTTTGAAAAAGGTACTCATGCTTATTTactccaaattgcactcgaaatcatgttatttcgTATACTAAATTGACCTTTGTAAATGCGGCGATTCCCAAAAACCTTGctttatttttccctttaaCCCTCaacaccctcacatcagtatcTACAATTAATTTACCCTCTTCAAGCTTGCCAGTAGCACTCTTTTGTCAATCAAAGTAGATTACACACTGGTCTCTGGCACAAGAATCGCTGAAAAACATCTTCATCTGAGTCTTGTCCGGAAACCAACGAATGAAGGGACCCCTCTCCTCACACGTGTTCCTTTACTCATTGTTAAACAGCCAGCACGCATGGTTAGCGCGGTCTTATGATCAGCTATATCTGTTGGGAGTTATTAGCATTCTGTTGTTGAGAGAAATAATAACTTCGCCGAGAGTAGGTAGTTTACACACTCGCTTTGTTCAAGTGATCGGATGAAATGTGGTTTCAGATTAACCTCGTGGAAAcagttgttttggtttttttggaTTTGAAACAATAACGGAGAGTAATTTCCGAAACCGCCAAAACCATGCGTGATTTCGAAGTTTGCTCCAACTGCGTTTTAATACCGCAGCATTTTCCTTCACGCGTCTTTGTCTCAAGCGGAAAATTTTTTCGAACACAAAAGGGAGCAGTAGCGGATTAACCTTCAAGCTTAGTAGATACAGTTGCTTTGTTCCGATTGTTATTAGTGTATATGGACGTGCGTTTGTCTAAACGTAATCACTTTTGTATCAAAGGGAGAAAATGAGTcagtgaaatttttgtttcttatgtttttcttcatcgtttttgttttggctttgacccacgctcgtgacaaaatgaaacatctttctctatagTCTCTTCTAAGGAAATGGTGCACTTTGGCGGTTCGGAAGTTACCCGCCCTTTTTTTGAAGTGACAGAGGAAAAAATCCCAAGCAGCGTACAGAGACAATCACAAGAGATACGTGAGGGGTTTTGTGGCCATCACAAAACTGGAAAACCGACCAAAACGGATTTTCATGAAAACCGCGACACCGCCGCGAAAACGGTGATTCATCCGAGGTGAATGGCGCTACacaaccgaaaaaaaacatttttatactTAAAACTGgtctgttaaaaaagaaagaaatgaaaagccACTGTAGAGTAGATTAAGAGCACCAAAAAACCCCAAAGTCAAAGTCACACATGACCAAAACCGGAAAGGCGAAATAATTTAACGCCCCCTCATTCTATTGTGAAGCGTACCTTTGCTTGTTCTTCAATGCGCAATTGAACTTTTTCTCTCCGTCGATTTATCTGTGTGATCTATTATCTCGTTAATCATGTCATTGACTATTTGAGAACTTTCTCGCAAGctgaaacaaagcaaaacaacctTTGTTTTCCTCTATTTTTAGTCATTTTCCCAATCGACTGCTTATCTCATAGGATCAGAGACAACGCTCACTACATTAGATTTCAGGCTCTGAGCCAAAGGTTGGGCCGAGACACTTAAAAGTTACTGTTCGATAAGGACGTTAAGTGAAATCAGGGTTTGCCACTATTGCTtggaattgaaaattttgttccGCCAAAAGATTTTACGATGATCTTTACATGTTGTTCAACGTTAGCATTTTATAGTTCGAATGGGGTCCAAATCTTCTGTCCAGGCAAGGTTCTAAGAACCCATTAAAATTTGCGGCGCTGCCAATGTGGCTTCGTCGTTCAGTTGATAGTAGCGCCCCACTTATGTTTGGGAGTCACAGATACAGATCCCATCAAAGCACTTTAGGGCTTCTTTCAACGGTAGCTTTTATAGGCTTCACTCGCACTTCAACTAAGATTT from Pocillopora verrucosa isolate sample1 chromosome 2, ASM3666991v2, whole genome shotgun sequence includes the following:
- the LOC131776045 gene encoding corrinoid adenosyltransferase MMAB — protein: MAALLTCKRLLCPSSFTFQLRKMRSILLTSFIARWSSSSPVGPKIYTRTGDTGYTSTYGGERRAKTDQLFEALGENDELNSFIGLASEFCEEAGHKDVVEKLEQIQCILQDIGSNIATPRQSSSERKIEKTKFNQENVKTLEEWIDSYHMQLPSLRNFILPSGGKSSAMLHVARSVCRRAERRVVPLVQSGSVDPEVGTFLNRLSDFLFTTARFVAKEEGKHEKIYRPVQR